The Pedobacter roseus genome contains a region encoding:
- a CDS encoding patatin-like phospholipase family protein, whose translation MPNAKTYRILSLDGGGSWALIQVKCLRKLFAETFNNPDPTGHEVLAKFDLVSANSGGSLVAAAMAENLKLSEIEKIFEDEKLRNKVFSKLSFFEKSLLASVARIFKIGAKYATKRKHLALKEILPGIAQIDLTDIPAHIALDNESKTQFLIVGYDYYRNRAELFRSDCDSMASTSVIERKLKNLSPQAAAPSDCMVSLVDAVHASSTAPVNYFNEPATFLVNNKPKYYWDGGVTGNNNPVLVAVTEAICNRMRSGIEHVQVLSIGTGTVSQLQYDEETPVKYDELKAKQEAPGLIRDIQKMGTSILNDPPDTAAFVAYMILNPDMPGKPVDFIRMNPALRPILVDDAAGKYWDLPAGINKEDYVKLNSMDMDAVKDEEVALIKKLCDNWLDGEGVPNQSIRSSSNLNCLIGHHDFNAAMTDFKNWFTNPTNLL comes from the coding sequence ATGCCTAATGCTAAAACTTACAGGATATTATCGCTCGATGGCGGTGGTTCCTGGGCGCTCATCCAGGTGAAATGCCTGCGCAAACTCTTTGCCGAAACCTTTAATAATCCCGATCCCACTGGTCACGAAGTTTTGGCAAAGTTCGATCTGGTATCTGCCAACAGTGGTGGTAGTTTAGTGGCAGCAGCCATGGCAGAAAACCTTAAACTTTCTGAAATAGAAAAAATATTTGAAGATGAAAAACTGCGGAACAAGGTTTTTTCAAAACTGAGCTTCTTCGAAAAAAGTTTACTGGCGAGTGTCGCAAGAATATTTAAAATCGGTGCCAAATATGCTACCAAACGCAAACACCTGGCGCTAAAGGAAATTTTACCAGGCATTGCGCAAATTGACTTGACGGATATCCCGGCGCATATTGCTTTGGATAATGAAAGCAAGACACAGTTTCTGATCGTTGGATACGATTATTACCGAAATAGGGCCGAACTTTTCAGGTCAGATTGTGATAGTATGGCCTCCACTTCTGTTATCGAACGCAAACTTAAAAACCTGTCTCCACAGGCTGCAGCACCGTCTGATTGTATGGTGAGTTTGGTTGATGCCGTGCATGCTTCCAGTACCGCACCCGTAAACTATTTTAATGAACCCGCTACTTTTCTGGTCAACAATAAACCGAAATATTATTGGGATGGAGGGGTTACGGGCAATAATAATCCGGTACTTGTTGCTGTAACAGAGGCCATTTGTAACAGGATGCGCAGCGGCATTGAGCATGTACAGGTGCTTTCTATTGGTACCGGTACAGTTTCGCAACTGCAGTATGATGAAGAAACCCCGGTAAAATATGATGAACTTAAAGCAAAACAAGAAGCTCCGGGACTGATCAGGGATATCCAGAAAATGGGGACGAGTATTTTAAACGATCCGCCTGATACTGCGGCTTTTGTGGCCTACATGATCCTGAATCCTGATATGCCAGGAAAACCGGTAGATTTTATACGTATGAATCCGGCACTAAGACCGATATTGGTTGACGATGCTGCCGGTAAATACTGGGACCTGCCTGCTGGCATCAATAAAGAAGATTATGTGAAACTCAACAGTATGGATATGGATGCGGTAAAAGATGAGGAGGTAGCACTGATCAAAAAACTATGCGATAACTGGTTGGATGGCGAAGGAGTACCCAATCAGTCGATCAGAAGCAGTTCAAACCTCAACTGCCTCATTGGCCATCACGATTTTAATGCGGCAATGACTGATTTTAAGAACTGGTTTACAAATCCAACTAATTTGCTTTAA
- a CDS encoding ABC transporter ATP-binding protein, with product MINIKSLSHLYEQGRRIKFPDWEIADMEQWLLLGSSGSGKSTLLNIISGLLKPTLGEVLINDTDLYQLTARNMDRFRGRHIGIIFQRPHLIRSLNVLDNLELAAVMAGLPIDGERNLLLLKELGIIELAKRYPDELSQGQLQRVSVARALVNKPDLLIADEPTSSLDDENAAQVIKMLTSQAKDNGAALIIATHDQRVRDHIAKTYLL from the coding sequence ATGATTAACATCAAATCATTGTCTCATCTTTATGAGCAGGGAAGAAGAATAAAATTTCCCGATTGGGAAATTGCAGATATGGAACAATGGCTTTTACTGGGCTCATCGGGCAGTGGCAAGAGTACCTTATTGAATATTATTTCTGGTTTATTAAAACCTACGCTGGGCGAAGTGTTGATCAACGATACCGATCTCTATCAGTTAACGGCAAGAAATATGGACCGTTTTAGGGGAAGGCATATTGGTATCATTTTTCAAAGGCCCCACCTTATCCGCTCGCTTAATGTACTTGATAACCTGGAGCTTGCCGCGGTAATGGCTGGTTTACCGATCGATGGAGAACGCAATCTTTTACTTTTAAAAGAGCTTGGCATTATAGAATTAGCCAAAAGGTATCCGGATGAACTGAGCCAGGGGCAGTTGCAAAGGGTTTCGGTAGCGCGGGCATTGGTGAATAAACCAGATCTGCTGATTGCTGATGAACCTACCTCGAGTTTGGATGATGAAAATGCTGCGCAGGTAATTAAGATGTTGACCAGCCAGGCGAAGGATAACGGCGCTGCACTGATCATTGCGACGCATGATCAAAGGGTTCGGGACCATATTGCTAAAACCTATCTACTCTAA
- a CDS encoding MerC domain-containing protein: MKLRSYKINLDRIGITASTLCAIHCAALPFFITVLPMWGMDFLANEAVEIAMIVVSLIIGIWSLSSAYRKQHHRILPILVLIAGFACIAMGHFSGIELLEPVLIPLGGFTIAAAHFINLRMLKSCPIDHQH; the protein is encoded by the coding sequence ATGAAATTACGGAGCTACAAAATCAACCTCGACCGGATCGGTATTACCGCCTCAACACTTTGTGCCATACACTGCGCTGCCCTACCATTTTTTATTACTGTATTGCCAATGTGGGGTATGGATTTTCTGGCCAACGAAGCGGTTGAAATTGCGATGATAGTAGTTTCATTGATCATTGGGATATGGAGCCTCAGTTCGGCTTACCGGAAACAGCACCATCGTATTTTACCAATTTTAGTGCTTATCGCAGGTTTTGCCTGTATTGCAATGGGGCACTTCTCCGGGATTGAGCTGTTGGAGCCTGTTTTGATCCCACTAGGTGGCTTTACCATTGCTGCTGCACATTTCATCAACCTGCGGATGCTCAAATCCTGCCCGATAGACCATCAACACTAA
- the ligA gene encoding NAD-dependent DNA ligase LigA, whose amino-acid sequence MPQIAIKEEMDTLVAELNQHNYNYYVLAMPTIGDYEFDKKLKHLAELEKANPDFADPNSPTQRVGGDITKNFITVNHKYPMLSLGNTYNEQDLRDFDERIRKAIGDNFEYVCELKFDGLSISLTYENGKLLRAVTRGDGTKGDDVTNNVKTIHTIPHQIKSSVAPEHFEIRGEIFMHKAAFLRLNAAREELGEIPYANPRNFASGTIKMQDSKEVAKRPLDGFIYFLYTDKNEFKTHWESLNAVKEWGFHVCEHNRLVSNIDAVLEFIHHWENERFKLSYDIDGIVIKVNNYSQQQELGFTSKSPRWAISYKYKAAEVETVLEKVTYQVGRTGAVTPVANLKPVLLAGTTVKRATLHNANEIDRLDLHEGDTVYVEKGGEIIPKIIKVNLDKRFAGAAKVHYLHNCPECGTELIRKEGEAVHYCPNDEGCPPQIVGKIQHFISRKAMNIDGLGDETIETFYKHGLVNHISDLYTLYQKSDQLKTLDRFGERSIENMLAGIEKSKEMPFEKVLFGLGIRYVGETVARKTAAGVMNIDNLAKATVEELISIDEIGQRIAESIVEYFGKEEHLKQVELLKLAGLQFEIEEKVITLDSDRLIGKTFVISGVFENYSRDELKDLIEANGGKMLSGISGKLNYLVAGDNMGPSKLEKANKLNVPMISDAELLEMIK is encoded by the coding sequence ATGCCCCAAATTGCAATAAAAGAAGAAATGGACACCCTTGTGGCCGAATTAAACCAGCACAATTATAATTATTACGTGCTGGCTATGCCCACTATTGGCGATTATGAGTTTGATAAAAAATTAAAACATTTAGCCGAGCTGGAGAAAGCAAACCCTGATTTTGCAGATCCCAATTCGCCTACCCAGCGTGTAGGTGGCGATATCACCAAAAACTTCATCACCGTAAACCATAAATACCCCATGTTATCCTTGGGGAATACCTATAATGAGCAAGATCTCCGTGACTTTGACGAACGTATCCGTAAAGCTATTGGTGATAATTTTGAATATGTATGTGAGCTTAAATTTGATGGTTTATCCATTAGCCTGACCTACGAAAACGGTAAACTTTTGCGTGCGGTTACCCGTGGCGATGGTACCAAAGGCGATGATGTAACCAATAATGTAAAAACCATCCATACCATTCCCCACCAGATTAAATCGAGCGTTGCGCCTGAACATTTCGAAATTCGTGGAGAGATTTTTATGCATAAGGCGGCTTTCTTACGTTTAAATGCTGCCAGAGAAGAATTGGGTGAAATTCCTTACGCAAATCCGCGGAACTTTGCCTCTGGAACCATTAAAATGCAGGATAGTAAGGAAGTGGCTAAACGACCTTTAGACGGCTTCATCTATTTCCTTTATACAGATAAAAATGAATTCAAAACCCATTGGGAAAGTTTAAATGCAGTAAAAGAGTGGGGTTTCCACGTTTGCGAACACAACAGACTGGTTTCCAATATAGATGCCGTTTTGGAATTTATCCACCATTGGGAAAATGAGCGTTTTAAGCTCAGTTACGATATTGATGGTATTGTTATTAAAGTTAACAATTACTCGCAGCAGCAAGAGCTTGGTTTTACCTCTAAATCACCTCGTTGGGCAATCTCTTATAAATATAAAGCTGCAGAGGTTGAAACTGTTTTGGAAAAAGTTACCTACCAGGTTGGCAGAACGGGTGCTGTTACCCCTGTAGCCAATTTAAAACCTGTTTTACTTGCCGGAACGACCGTTAAACGTGCCACTTTACATAATGCCAACGAAATTGACCGTTTAGATTTACACGAAGGGGATACCGTTTATGTAGAAAAAGGAGGCGAAATTATCCCCAAAATCATCAAGGTAAATTTAGATAAACGTTTCGCAGGGGCAGCAAAAGTACATTACCTGCATAACTGCCCTGAATGTGGAACGGAACTGATCAGAAAAGAAGGTGAAGCGGTACACTACTGTCCAAACGATGAGGGCTGTCCACCGCAGATTGTTGGGAAAATACAGCACTTTATTTCTCGCAAAGCGATGAATATTGATGGACTTGGCGACGAAACCATCGAAACATTTTACAAGCACGGTTTGGTAAACCATATCAGCGATTTATATACGCTATATCAAAAATCAGATCAGCTTAAAACATTAGACCGTTTCGGAGAACGTTCAATTGAAAATATGCTTGCCGGGATTGAAAAGTCGAAAGAAATGCCTTTTGAGAAAGTGCTTTTTGGTTTGGGAATCCGCTACGTTGGCGAAACTGTCGCCAGAAAAACAGCCGCCGGAGTAATGAATATCGACAATCTTGCTAAAGCTACCGTAGAAGAATTGATTTCAATTGATGAAATCGGACAGCGCATTGCAGAGAGCATTGTTGAGTATTTTGGAAAAGAAGAGCACTTAAAGCAGGTGGAATTATTAAAATTAGCAGGATTACAGTTCGAAATTGAAGAAAAGGTAATTACGCTTGATAGTGACAGACTTATTGGAAAAACATTCGTAATTTCGGGCGTTTTTGAGAACTATAGCCGCGATGAGCTAAAAGACTTGATTGAGGCCAATGGAGGCAAGATGCTGAGCGGTATATCGGGTAAATTAAATTACCTGGTGGCGGGCGATAACATGGGGCCTTCAAAACTGGAAAAAGCGAATAAACTAAACGTCCCGATGATCAGCGATGCTGAGCTATTGGAAATGATAAAATAA
- the dapA gene encoding 4-hydroxy-tetrahydrodipicolinate synthase, with protein sequence MNKFQGTGVALVTPFNTDGSVDYNGLKNLINHLVDGGINYLVSLGTTGETATMTKDEKKKVWAYTAEINNNRLPLVAGIGGNDTLAVAEDIKSFDTTGYSAILSVSPYYNKPTQEGIYQHYKYLAEVSPLDLILYNVPGRTGSNMSPETTCRLAHDFKNIIATKEASGSFDQFNQIMRDKPKDFLLISGDDPVTLPMIALGAAGIISVIGNALPKQFTDMVNLCLAGDYKAALPAHLSLVEFTRLAFAEGNPAGVKAALKHIGICGDTVRLPLVKASSSLEKLIIAEVEKLSVVA encoded by the coding sequence ATGAACAAATTTCAGGGTACTGGTGTAGCATTGGTTACGCCTTTCAACACAGATGGATCAGTTGATTATAATGGCTTAAAAAACCTGATTAATCATTTGGTAGACGGAGGGATAAATTACCTCGTTTCTTTAGGTACAACCGGCGAAACCGCTACAATGACCAAGGACGAGAAGAAGAAGGTGTGGGCCTATACTGCTGAAATTAATAACAACAGATTACCATTGGTTGCCGGAATTGGTGGAAACGATACTTTAGCAGTTGCTGAAGACATTAAATCATTCGATACTACCGGTTATAGTGCAATTTTATCCGTTAGTCCGTATTACAATAAACCTACACAGGAAGGCATTTACCAGCACTATAAGTATTTAGCTGAAGTTTCCCCTTTGGACCTCATTTTATACAACGTGCCAGGCCGTACAGGAAGTAATATGAGTCCGGAAACAACCTGCAGATTGGCGCATGATTTTAAAAACATCATTGCAACAAAAGAAGCTTCAGGAAGTTTCGACCAGTTTAACCAGATTATGAGAGATAAACCTAAAGATTTCCTTTTAATCTCTGGCGATGATCCGGTTACCTTACCCATGATTGCCTTGGGCGCTGCTGGTATTATCTCGGTAATTGGAAATGCATTGCCTAAACAATTTACCGATATGGTTAATCTGTGCCTGGCAGGAGATTATAAAGCAGCTTTGCCTGCACACTTAAGTTTGGTAGAATTTACCCGTTTGGCTTTTGCAGAAGGTAATCCTGCCGGCGTTAAAGCTGCACTTAAACACATTGGCATTTGCGGTGATACTGTTCGACTACCATTAGTTAAAGCTTCATCGTCTTTAGAGAAGCTTATTATTGCCGAAGTTGAAAAACTAAGTGTAGTAGCTTAA
- a CDS encoding ABC transporter permease, translating into MNIFKISSKNLVRNKLTTILNIILVAFGVGILSILFLASNQIGNKLEKNAKDIDLVVGAKGSPLQLILSSIYHIDYPTGNIPAKDAYQLAHHPMVKRAVPLALGDNYNGYRIVGTDSTFSHLYGLAVQKGDFWRKDLEVTIGGTVATESKLKIGDSFFGAHGLSGNGDIHKQHAYLVKGILKPQGNITDNLILTNIGSVYKMHEEKHEESHHSPAAETKEINDKQITALLIQYKSPMSVILFPRMVNQSTNMQAASPAMESARLFSLIGVGIDTLQWFAVFIMAIAALSIFISLYNAMKERKYDLAVMRCLGASKSKLFFLVMFEGILVTLIGACLGLLIGHIALEVIGAYQQSSQAKLTGMTAVPQEVYLIWTGLYIGSLASLIPAMQIYKVDIAATLTKDR; encoded by the coding sequence ATGAATATTTTTAAAATCAGCAGCAAAAACCTCGTCAGGAATAAACTGACCACCATCCTGAACATAATTCTGGTTGCTTTTGGGGTTGGCATCTTATCCATTCTTTTTCTCGCCTCGAATCAGATTGGTAATAAGCTCGAAAAAAATGCGAAGGATATCGATCTCGTTGTTGGCGCTAAGGGAAGTCCGTTACAGTTGATATTAAGCAGTATTTACCACATCGATTACCCAACAGGAAACATTCCGGCTAAAGATGCCTACCAGTTGGCACATCACCCAATGGTTAAACGCGCCGTTCCATTGGCCCTGGGCGATAATTATAATGGTTACCGTATTGTGGGCACCGATAGCACTTTCAGCCACCTTTATGGTTTAGCTGTTCAGAAGGGGGATTTCTGGCGAAAGGATTTAGAAGTAACCATCGGCGGTACAGTGGCCACTGAATCGAAACTAAAAATTGGCGATTCGTTTTTTGGTGCGCACGGATTATCGGGCAATGGCGATATCCATAAGCAGCACGCCTATTTGGTAAAGGGCATTTTAAAGCCACAGGGCAATATTACCGATAACCTGATCCTGACCAATATTGGCAGCGTGTACAAAATGCATGAAGAAAAGCATGAGGAGAGCCATCATTCTCCGGCAGCGGAAACCAAGGAAATTAACGATAAACAGATTACGGCCTTATTGATCCAGTATAAATCGCCGATGTCGGTTATCCTCTTTCCAAGAATGGTGAACCAAAGTACCAACATGCAGGCGGCTTCACCGGCGATGGAAAGCGCCAGGCTTTTTTCACTGATTGGCGTTGGGATTGATACCCTGCAATGGTTCGCGGTGTTTATCATGGCCATAGCGGCACTAAGTATTTTCATCAGCCTGTATAATGCCATGAAAGAGCGGAAATATGATCTTGCGGTGATGCGCTGCCTGGGTGCATCCAAATCGAAACTGTTTTTTCTGGTGATGTTTGAAGGCATCCTGGTTACACTGATCGGGGCCTGTTTGGGTTTATTGATCGGACATATTGCACTCGAAGTAATCGGCGCTTATCAACAATCCTCGCAGGCAAAACTAACCGGAATGACTGCCGTTCCGCAAGAAGTATATTTAATCTGGACTGGTTTATATATCGGCAGTTTAGCCTCGCTAATTCCGGCCATGCAGATTTATAAGGTTGATATTGCGGCAACATTAACGAAAGACCGCTAA
- a CDS encoding ACP phosphodiesterase — translation MNFLSHYYFDRANIDANVVMGTVLPDLIKNAAKEANLYPQKNEFLFKGNLDEEGLLSGWKRHLAVDLYFHSSDFFLEKTTELKQLVKPIVENTAVRPSFLAHIGLELLLDHLLIEHNLIQVHHFYDKLNAVKKESLSDFLEHCNLKNPQVFFNFLEKFISSKYLLSYQQLENISYALNRICMRLWPQTLNEIQLQQLTFELGIFKAVLQKDFMDVFKEIEGKINL, via the coding sequence ATGAATTTTTTATCCCATTATTATTTCGATAGGGCAAATATTGATGCCAATGTGGTAATGGGAACTGTTTTGCCTGATCTGATCAAAAACGCAGCAAAGGAGGCGAATTTATATCCCCAAAAGAATGAATTCCTGTTTAAGGGAAATCTGGATGAAGAAGGCCTGCTAAGTGGCTGGAAAAGACATTTAGCGGTAGATCTGTATTTCCACTCTTCCGATTTCTTTCTGGAAAAGACTACCGAACTTAAACAGCTTGTTAAGCCCATTGTAGAAAACACTGCTGTAAGGCCTTCATTCCTTGCCCATATTGGTTTAGAACTTTTGCTTGATCATTTATTGATCGAACATAACCTTATTCAGGTACATCACTTTTACGATAAGCTCAATGCCGTAAAAAAAGAATCTTTAAGTGATTTTCTGGAACATTGTAACCTGAAAAATCCGCAAGTATTTTTTAACTTTCTGGAGAAATTCATCAGCAGTAAATACCTCTTAAGCTATCAGCAACTCGAAAACATCAGTTATGCGCTGAACAGGATATGCATGCGCCTTTGGCCCCAAACACTAAACGAAATACAGCTGCAACAACTTACTTTCGAACTTGGGATTTTTAAAGCGGTTTTACAAAAAGATTTTATGGATGTTTTCAAGGAAATTGAGGGGAAGATAAACCTGTAA
- a CDS encoding GTP-binding protein: protein MIKKLPVTVLSGFLGSGKTTLLNAILKNKKNLKVAVIVNDMSEVNIDASLIKNEHSLSKTEEKLVEMSNGCICCTLREDLMIEVEKLAKENRFDYLLIESTGISEPVPVAQTFSFIDETSGIDLSRFSQLDTMVTVVDAYNFYQDFGSAEKLADRNMVDDAADRRTIVNLLTDQIEFANVILLNKTDLVSDSDIKVLRALISKLNPDAKIYETLFGEIDPALILNTGLFDFESASEGAGWKKELEEVHQPETEEYGISSMVFRSKKPFHPERLWHYINKEFPQNVIRSKGIFYLAAMPEQAINFSQAGGSLRIDPAGVWWASMNLQEREQYSYYLENRVAIHADWDNDFGDRKNELVFIGQEMDAEELKKSLTTCLLTDSEIMNYKTGKGFKNPFERVIFQD from the coding sequence ATGATAAAAAAATTACCGGTAACCGTATTAAGCGGTTTCCTGGGCAGTGGTAAAACCACTTTGCTAAACGCTATCTTAAAGAATAAAAAGAACTTAAAAGTAGCTGTAATTGTGAACGATATGAGCGAGGTAAACATTGATGCCTCCTTAATTAAAAACGAGCACAGCCTATCGAAAACAGAAGAAAAACTGGTTGAAATGAGTAATGGCTGCATCTGCTGTACGCTGCGTGAAGACCTAATGATCGAAGTGGAAAAACTGGCAAAAGAAAACCGTTTTGATTACCTGCTGATTGAAAGTACCGGCATATCGGAACCGGTCCCTGTTGCACAGACTTTTTCTTTTATTGATGAAACATCGGGCATTGACCTTAGCCGGTTTAGCCAGCTGGACACCATGGTAACCGTGGTAGATGCCTATAACTTTTATCAGGATTTTGGCTCAGCAGAAAAACTGGCTGATAGGAATATGGTTGATGATGCCGCAGACAGGCGCACGATTGTAAACCTGCTTACCGATCAGATCGAATTTGCCAATGTGATTTTATTGAACAAAACCGACCTGGTAAGTGATAGTGACATTAAAGTACTGAGGGCATTAATTTCCAAATTAAACCCGGATGCAAAAATTTATGAAACACTTTTTGGAGAAATAGATCCTGCCCTTATTTTAAATACAGGACTGTTCGATTTTGAATCGGCATCAGAAGGTGCAGGCTGGAAAAAAGAACTGGAAGAGGTTCATCAGCCCGAAACTGAAGAATACGGCATCAGTTCTATGGTATTCCGCTCCAAAAAACCCTTTCACCCCGAAAGGTTATGGCATTACATTAATAAAGAATTCCCGCAAAACGTAATCCGCTCAAAAGGCATATTTTACCTGGCAGCTATGCCAGAGCAGGCCATTAACTTTTCGCAGGCAGGTGGCTCTTTACGTATCGATCCTGCCGGTGTTTGGTGGGCAAGTATGAACCTGCAGGAACGGGAACAATACAGCTATTATTTGGAGAACAGAGTAGCAATACATGCTGATTGGGACAATGATTTCGGTGACCGTAAAAATGAGCTGGTTTTTATCGGTCAGGAAATGGACGCTGAAGAATTAAAAAAATCGCTAACCACATGTTTATTAACGGATAGTGAAATTATGAATTATAAAACTGGAAAAGGTTTTAAAAACCCGTTCGAGCGTGTAATCTTCCAGGATTAA
- a CDS encoding LytTR family transcriptional regulator DNA-binding domain-containing protein produces the protein MGDLETELGETVFLRIHRSFIVNLKKVTAFTAYDVEIGSKELPISASYKEYVFKKLQHAALK, from the coding sequence ATCGGCGATCTGGAAACGGAGTTAGGGGAAACTGTATTTTTGCGTATTCACCGCTCATTTATTGTTAACCTGAAAAAAGTAACTGCTTTTACAGCCTATGATGTGGAAATTGGGAGCAAAGAGCTTCCTATTAGCGCAAGTTATAAAGAATATGTGTTTAAAAAGCTGCAGCATGCTGCACTTAAATGA
- the tyrS gene encoding tyrosine--tRNA ligase encodes MTNFVEELRWRGMLHDIMPNTEEKLNEGMTSGYIGFDPTADSLHVGHLTQIMTLIHFQNAGHKPFALVGGATGMVGDPSGKSDERNLQTPEMIEHNLKGMKKQLAKFLKFEEGGNGAVMVNNADWFKDMNLFTFIRDVGKHITVNYMMAKDSVKRRLEGDSGLSFTEFCYQLIQGYDFYHLWKNENCLVQMGGSDQWGNIVTGTELIRRKDAGTAYAITTQLIKKADGTKFGKTESGAVWLDPEKTSPYKFYQFWLNASDDDVKKWIRIFTLKTKEEIEALEKEHDVAPHLRILQKALAEDITIKTHSAEAFETAIKTSEFLFGNGSLEFLRGLSDKAVLDIFDGIPQYKILIEELGAGIDAASLLAEKSAIFPSKGEAKKTIQGGGVSVNKEKVAEMAQIFNADHLINDKFIVVQKGKKNYFLLIAE; translated from the coding sequence ATGACGAATTTTGTTGAAGAGTTAAGATGGCGTGGCATGCTGCATGATATTATGCCGAATACTGAGGAAAAGTTAAACGAGGGTATGACATCTGGTTATATCGGTTTTGACCCTACTGCAGATTCATTGCATGTTGGTCACTTAACGCAGATCATGACGCTGATCCATTTTCAAAATGCAGGTCACAAGCCATTTGCTTTGGTGGGTGGAGCTACAGGTATGGTGGGCGATCCGTCGGGAAAATCTGATGAACGTAATCTTCAAACGCCCGAAATGATCGAGCATAACCTAAAAGGAATGAAAAAGCAGTTGGCTAAATTCCTGAAATTTGAAGAAGGTGGAAATGGAGCGGTAATGGTTAATAATGCGGATTGGTTTAAGGATATGAACCTTTTTACCTTTATCAGGGATGTAGGTAAACACATTACCGTAAACTACATGATGGCGAAAGACAGCGTTAAAAGACGTTTGGAAGGCGATTCTGGTTTGTCGTTTACCGAATTCTGTTACCAGTTGATTCAAGGATACGATTTTTACCATTTATGGAAAAATGAAAACTGTTTAGTGCAGATGGGTGGTTCCGATCAATGGGGAAACATTGTTACAGGTACAGAGCTAATCAGAAGGAAAGATGCCGGAACAGCTTATGCGATTACCACGCAGCTGATCAAAAAAGCAGATGGAACCAAATTCGGTAAAACCGAGAGTGGCGCCGTTTGGTTGGATCCTGAGAAAACTTCACCATATAAATTTTACCAGTTCTGGTTAAATGCATCAGATGATGATGTGAAAAAATGGATCCGTATTTTTACGCTAAAAACTAAAGAAGAGATTGAGGCTTTGGAAAAAGAACACGATGTTGCACCACACCTGCGTATTCTTCAAAAAGCTTTGGCTGAGGATATCACCATCAAAACGCACTCGGCAGAAGCCTTCGAAACCGCTATTAAAACTTCTGAGTTTTTGTTCGGAAACGGATCTCTTGAATTTTTAAGGGGTTTATCAGATAAAGCCGTATTAGATATATTTGATGGGATTCCTCAATATAAGATTCTGATTGAAGAGCTTGGAGCTGGAATTGATGCAGCAAGCTTGTTAGCAGAAAAATCGGCCATTTTTCCATCAAAGGGAGAGGCTAAGAAGACTATTCAAGGTGGGGGTGTTTCTGTAAATAAGGAAAAGGTAGCTGAAATGGCGCAGATCTTTAATGCAGATCATCTAATCAACGATAAATTCATCGTGGTACAAAAAGGAAAGAAAAACTACTTTCTTTTAATTGCAGAATAA